Proteins from a genomic interval of Gossypium hirsutum isolate 1008001.06 chromosome A09, Gossypium_hirsutum_v2.1, whole genome shotgun sequence:
- the LOC107889149 gene encoding calcineurin subunit B isoform X2, giving the protein MILKKFKNTARIYVVSQQEIVSLYQRFCQLDRNAKGFISADEFLSVPEFAMNPLSQRLLKMVDGLNFKDFVAFLSAFSAKASVQQKVKLIFKFYDSDGNGKVSFNDMLEVLRDLSGSFISDVQREQVLTQLLKEAGYSKDSYLTLDDFNKIFGISELKMEVEVPVD; this is encoded by the exons ATGATATTGAAGAAGTTCAAGAATACTGCCAGAATTTATGTAG TCTCTCAGCAGGAAATTGTTTCATTGTACCAAAGGTTTTGCCAGTTAGATCGAAATGCAAAGGGATTCATATCTGCTGATGAGTTTCTATCAGTTCCGGAGTTTGCAATGAATCCGCTCTCTCAG AGACTGCTTAAGATGGTGGATGGTTTGAACTTTAAGGACTTTGTCGCCTTCTTGTCAGCGTTTAGTGCTAAAGCAAGTGTACAGCAGAAAGTTAAAC TTATCTTCAAGTTTTATGATTCTGACGGCAATGGAAAGGTGTCTTTCAATGACATGCTAGAAGTTTTACGTGATTTATCTGGTTCATTTATTTCCGATGTCCAAAGAGAG CAAGTCTTGACCCAACTTTTGAAAGAAGCGGGTTACTCAAAGGACTCTTACCTAACATTGGATGACTTCAATAAG
- the LOC107889146 gene encoding pyrophosphate-energized vacuolar membrane proton pump-like, whose product MGAAMLSEMATEIVVPVCAVIGIAFSLVQWVMVSRVKLTSERHASSANSSKNGYGDYLIEEEEGINDHSVVTKCADIQNAISEGATSFLFTEYQYVGIFMIAFAILIFLFLGSVEGFSMKSQPCTYDKEKMCKPALATAIFSTVSFLLGAITSVLSGFLGMKIATYANARTTLEARKGVGKAFIVAFRSGAVMGFLLAANGLLVLYIAINLFKLYYGDDWEGLFEAITGYGLGGSSMALFGRVGGGIYTKAADVGADLVGKVERNIPEDDPRNPAVIADNVGDNVGDIAGMGSDLFGSYAESSCAALVVASISSFGINHDFTGMLYPLLISSVGILVCLITTLFATDLFEIKVVKEIEPALKKQLIISTILMTVGIAIVTWIGVPSSFTIYNFGVQKVVKNWQLFLCVGVGLWAGLIIGFVTEYYTSNAYSPVQDVADSCRTGAATNVIFGLALGYKSVIIPIFAIAISIFVSFSFAAMYGIAVAALGMLSTIATGLAIDAYGPISDNAGGIAEMAGMSHRIRERTDALDAAGNTTAAIGKGFAIGSAALVSLALFGAFVSRAAITTVDVLTPKVFIGLIVGAMLPYWFSAMTMKSVGSAALKMVEEVRRQFNTIPGLMEGHAKPDYATCVKISTDASIKEMIPPGALVMLTPLIVGTFFGVETLSGVLAGALVSGVQIAISASNTGGAWDNAKKYIEAGVSEHARTLGPKGSDPHKAAVIGDTVGDPLKDTSGPSLNILIKLMAVESLVFAPFFATHGGLLFKIF is encoded by the exons AGGAAGGAATCAATGACCATAGCGTTGTCACCAAGTGCGCTGATATTCAAAACGCTATCTCTGAAG GTGCAACATCCTTTCTTTTTACTGAATATCAGTATGTTGGCATCTTCATGATTGCTTTTGCTATTCTGATTTTCCTCTTCCTGGGCTCTGTCGAGGGCTTCAGCATGAAGAGCCAGCCTTGCACCTATGATAAGGAGAAGATGTGCAAACCAGCTCTTGCGACTGCTATCTTCAGTACTGTATCCTTCTTGCTAGGTGCCATCACTTCAGTTCTTTCTGGATTCCTTGGAATGAAAATTGCTACCTATGCCAATGCAAGAACAACCTTGGAAGCAAGAAAAGGTGTCGGAAAGGCTTTTATTGTTGCGTTTAGATCTGGTGCAGTAATGGGTTTTCTCCTTGCAGCAAATGGTTTATTGGTACTTTACATTGCCATCAATCTATTCAAGCTGTACTATGGTGATGACTGGGAAGGCCTTTTTGAGGCTATTACTGGTTATGGTCTTGGTGGATCCTCTATGGCACTCTTTGGAAGAGTTGGTGGTGGTATCTATACAAAGGCTGCTGATGTCGGTGCTGATCTCGTAGGAAAGGTTGAAAGGAATATTCCAGAAGATGACCCAAGAAACCCAGCT gTCATTGCTGATAATGTTGGTGATAATGTCGGGGACATTGCTGGAATGGGGTCTGATCTATTTGGCTCATATGCTGAATCTTCCTGTGCTGCTCTTGTTGTAGCTTCTATATCCTCCTTTGGAATAAACCATGACTTCACGGGCATGTTGTATCCTCTGCTCATTAGTTCTGTTGGTATTCTTGTCTGTTTGATCACAACCCTATTTGCTACGGATTTGTTCGAAATCAAGGTTGTCAAGGAAATTGAACCAGCTTTGAAGAAGCAGCTCATCATCTCCACTATTCTAATGACAGTAGGAATTGCAATTGTTACTTGGATTGGTGTGCCATCTTCCTTCACCATTTACAATTTTGGGGTTCAGAAAGTTGTTAAGAATTG GCAACTATTTTTGTGCGTGGGTGTTGGTCTCTGGGCTGGACTTATTATTGGTTTTGTTACTGAGTACTACACCAGCAATGCTTACAG CCCTGTGCAGGATGTTGCCGACTCTTGCAGGACGGGAGCAGCAACCAATGTTATATTTGGCCTTGCTTTAGGATACAAATCTGTGATCATCCCAATTTTTGCCATAGCAATCAGTATTTTTGTTAGTTTTAGCTTTGCTGCTATGTATGGGATTGCAGTTGCTGCCCTTGGAATGTTGAGCACCATTGCAACTGGGTTGGCTATCGATGCTTATGGTCCCATCAGTGACAATGCTGGAGGTATAGCTGAGATGGCTGGTATGAGCCATCGCATTCGTGAGAGAACTGATGCTCTTGATGCTGCTGGAAACACCACTGCTGCCATTGGAAAG GGATTTGCCATTGGGTCAGCGGCGTTGGTGTCTTTGGCTCTATTTGGTGCCTTTGTGAGCCGTGCTGCTATCACGACCGTAGATGTCTTGACCCCAAAAGTTTTCATTGGTTTAATAGTTGGAGCCATGCTTCCTTACTGGTTCTCTGCAATGACCATGAAGAGTGTGGGAAGTGCTGCTTTAAAGATGGTTGAGGAGGTTCGCAGACAGTTCAACACCATTCCCGGTCTCATGGAGGGTCATGCCAAGCCAGATTATGCTACCTGTGTCAAAATCTCAACTGATGCCTCTATCAAGGAGATGATCCCTCCTGGTGCCCttgttatgcttactcccctcatTGTTGGAACTTTCTTTGGTGTAGAGACTCTTTCTGGTGTCCTTGCTGGGGCTCTTGTTTCCGGTGTTCAG ATTGCAATTTCTGCATCCAATACTGGTGGGGCATGGGACAATGCCAAGAAGTACATTGAG GCCGGTGTGTCCGAGCATGCAAGGACCCTAGGTCCAAAGGGATCCGATCCTCACAAGGCAGCTGTCATCGGTGACACTGTTGGAGACCCTCTCAAGGATACCTCCGGTCCATCACTTAACATTCTTATCAAGCTTATGGCAGTCGAGTCACTTGTGTTTGCTCCCTTCTTTGCCACACACGGTGGTCTACTCTTCAAGATCTTTTAG
- the LOC107889149 gene encoding calcineurin subunit B isoform X1 yields MGNSSSMLTQYDIEEVQEYCQNLFSQQEIVSLYQRFCQLDRNAKGFISADEFLSVPEFAMNPLSQRLLKMVDGLNFKDFVAFLSAFSAKASVQQKVKLIFKFYDSDGNGKVSFNDMLEVLRDLSGSFISDVQREQVLTQLLKEAGYSKDSYLTLDDFNKIFGISELKMEVEVPVD; encoded by the exons ATGGGGAATTCTTCTTCAATGCTAACTCAATATGATATTGAAGAAGTTCAAGAATACTGCCAGAATTTAT TCTCTCAGCAGGAAATTGTTTCATTGTACCAAAGGTTTTGCCAGTTAGATCGAAATGCAAAGGGATTCATATCTGCTGATGAGTTTCTATCAGTTCCGGAGTTTGCAATGAATCCGCTCTCTCAG AGACTGCTTAAGATGGTGGATGGTTTGAACTTTAAGGACTTTGTCGCCTTCTTGTCAGCGTTTAGTGCTAAAGCAAGTGTACAGCAGAAAGTTAAAC TTATCTTCAAGTTTTATGATTCTGACGGCAATGGAAAGGTGTCTTTCAATGACATGCTAGAAGTTTTACGTGATTTATCTGGTTCATTTATTTCCGATGTCCAAAGAGAG CAAGTCTTGACCCAACTTTTGAAAGAAGCGGGTTACTCAAAGGACTCTTACCTAACATTGGATGACTTCAATAAG